A window of Methanosphaera sp. WGK6 contains these coding sequences:
- a CDS encoding glycosyltransferase, whose translation MMSIICVYNNIEILENYLLKSLKKQKGDYELILVDNRKNKFSNAASALNYGASKSKGEYLVFTHQDINFINENWIIDTCHKIKQLDNIGIIGVAGKTTDSLVRSNIKQGLSPVDVSPYKLDKTELASTLDECLFIIPREIFNKYLLDEKQCPDWHLYCVDYVYNIREKGYNAYLIPTELEHRSKGASMSEGYYETLPNLQKKYKKEKLIRTCMGDWFTFIPVNIQRRIKKYKPY comes from the coding sequence ATGATGAGTATTATTTGTGTATATAACAATATAGAAATACTAGAAAATTACCTCTTGAAAAGTCTTAAAAAACAAAAAGGAGATTATGAATTAATTTTAGTAGATAATAGAAAAAATAAATTTTCCAATGCTGCGAGTGCACTGAATTATGGTGCAAGTAAATCCAAAGGAGAATATCTAGTATTTACTCATCAAGATATTAATTTCATTAATGAAAATTGGATTATAGATACATGTCATAAGATAAAACAGTTAGATAATATAGGAATTATAGGTGTGGCTGGAAAAACTACAGATAGTCTTGTTAGAAGTAATATTAAACAAGGATTAAGTCCAGTTGATGTTTCACCATATAAATTAGATAAAACAGAACTTGCAAGTACATTAGATGAATGTTTATTTATTATTCCACGTGAAATTTTTAATAAATATTTACTTGATGAAAAACAATGTCCTGATTGGCACTTATATTGTGTAGATTATGTGTATAATATTAGAGAAAAAGGATATAATGCATATTTAATTCCAACAGAACTTGAACATAGATCTAAAGGTGCTTCCATGTCTGAAGGTTATTATGAAACATTACCTAATTTACAGAAAAAATATAAAAAAGAGAAATTAATCCGTACATGTATGGGTGATTGGTTTACATTTATTCCAGTGAACATTCAAAGAAGAATTAAAAAGTATAAACCCTATTAA
- a CDS encoding phosphorylcholine transferase LicD: MVFVLSKLYQMLPENIKNNQHVIELVQKFNNNNKFKEIESHYRMLDMIFASCDIKATGTMRQIQLLSLELLRLFDNICRKYNLNYWLDYGTLLGAVRHGGFVPWDDDIDIGMIRDDYEKLVKVFPKEIEKIEGLKEHIIISKLTKPHADLNNTNELDTLNNNTFILFFQCAYKKPFVHFDVFPKDYIKDEGLTKTRNNMQTELQVELRDKISKNEWTFEEGLIKQNNKMKFTHEKTAHVSDAIDGLHNNIHNRIYKTDYIFPLDKIQFENYEFMCPHDYESYLPIIYGQEYMHIPHIALDHNTTGFVKNQYNNVKKDMDNGFEEAISFLKEINDNFK; encoded by the coding sequence ATGGTATTTGTATTATCCAAATTATATCAAATGTTACCTGAAAACATTAAAAATAATCAACATGTAATTGAATTAGTTCAAAAATTTAACAATAATAACAAATTTAAAGAAATAGAATCTCACTACAGAATGCTTGATATGATTTTTGCAAGTTGTGATATAAAAGCAACAGGCACTATGCGACAAATACAATTACTATCTCTTGAATTACTACGTTTATTTGATAATATATGTAGAAAATATAACTTAAACTACTGGTTAGATTATGGAACATTACTTGGTGCTGTAAGACATGGTGGTTTTGTACCATGGGATGATGATATAGATATTGGAATGATACGTGATGATTATGAAAAACTAGTCAAAGTATTTCCTAAAGAAATAGAAAAAATTGAAGGGCTAAAAGAACATATTATAATATCAAAATTAACTAAACCACATGCTGATCTTAACAATACAAATGAATTAGATACATTAAATAATAATACATTTATATTATTTTTCCAATGCGCATATAAGAAACCCTTTGTACACTTTGACGTATTCCCAAAAGATTACATAAAAGATGAAGGTTTAACTAAAACAAGAAACAATATGCAAACAGAACTACAAGTAGAACTTAGGGATAAGATTAGTAAAAATGAATGGACCTTTGAAGAAGGATTAATAAAACAGAATAATAAAATGAAATTCACTCACGAAAAAACTGCTCATGTATCTGATGCAATAGATGGACTGCATAACAATATCCATAATAGAATTTATAAAACAGATTATATATTTCCACTGGATAAAATACAATTTGAAAATTATGAATTCATGTGTCCTCATGATTATGAATCATATTTACCTATTATTTATGGTCAAGAATACATGCATATACCTCATATTGCATTAGATCATAATACAACAGGATTTGTTAAAAATCAATATAATAATGTAAAAAAAGACATGGATAATGGATTTGAAGAAGCAATTAGTTTCTTAAAAGAAATAAATGATAATTTTAAATAA
- a CDS encoding glycosyltransferase, whose amino-acid sequence MKILVVQESDWIKRNPHQQHHLMELLGLRGHQIHVIDYEVDWKIDKKNSEYKYKSPRQEFNKYKKIYNTENVTVIRPPLIKLPVFNYLSILHYHKQEIKRQIKEFEPDVIVGFGILNASIASKIAKKENIPFVYYFIDVLHELIPEKIFRNLGKRMIKNTIRRSSYVLTINRKLNETAAELGANPHKMSIIGAGINLKQFNYQKHNGYKIRKYYHINNNDIVLFFMGFLYNFAGLKELAMELGKNKGKYPNIKLMIVGDGDSFEALQLIQKKYNLEDQMILTGRQKYKIMPDLIGASDICILPAHQDEIIMQNIVPIKLYEYMAMKKPVIATKLPGLVAEFGEQNGLVYINHAEEVLELVNKKFNNKREIVKVGLAGYNFIEDNDWRKLTMKFESILEGLILDLLLKDI is encoded by the coding sequence ATGAAAATATTAGTAGTACAGGAATCCGATTGGATTAAAAGAAATCCACACCAACAACACCATTTAATGGAATTATTAGGATTAAGAGGACATCAAATACATGTAATTGACTATGAAGTAGACTGGAAAATAGATAAAAAAAATTCAGAATACAAATATAAAAGCCCTAGACAAGAATTTAATAAATATAAAAAAATATACAACACCGAAAATGTTACAGTAATTAGACCACCTCTTATAAAACTACCAGTATTCAATTATCTCTCAATATTACATTACCATAAACAAGAAATTAAACGTCAAATAAAAGAATTTGAACCTGACGTTATTGTAGGATTTGGAATACTAAATGCAAGTATTGCTTCAAAAATAGCTAAAAAAGAAAATATTCCATTTGTATATTACTTTATAGATGTATTACATGAATTAATTCCAGAGAAAATATTCAGAAACCTTGGAAAACGTATGATAAAAAATACAATACGTAGATCATCCTATGTTTTAACAATAAATCGTAAACTTAATGAAACCGCTGCAGAATTAGGTGCAAATCCTCATAAAATGAGTATTATTGGGGCTGGAATAAATCTAAAACAATTTAACTATCAAAAACATAACGGTTATAAAATACGTAAATACTACCATATAAATAATAATGACATCGTATTATTCTTCATGGGCTTTTTATACAATTTTGCAGGTCTTAAAGAATTAGCAATGGAATTAGGAAAAAATAAAGGAAAATACCCCAATATTAAATTAATGATTGTTGGAGATGGTGATTCCTTTGAAGCACTACAATTAATCCAAAAGAAATATAATCTTGAAGACCAAATGATTCTAACAGGACGACAAAAATACAAAATTATGCCTGACTTAATAGGTGCCAGCGACATTTGTATTCTTCCAGCACATCAAGATGAAATCATAATGCAAAACATAGTTCCAATAAAATTATATGAATATATGGCAATGAAAAAACCAGTGATTGCTACAAAATTACCAGGATTAGTTGCAGAATTCGGAGAACAAAATGGTTTAGTCTATATTAATCATGCTGAAGAAGTATTAGAATTAGTAAATAAAAAATTTAATAATAAACGAGAAATAGTCAAAGTAGGATTAGCAGGTTATAATTTTATTGAAGATAATGATTGGCGTAAACTTACAATGAAATTCGAAAGTATATTAGAAGGTTTAATTCTAGATTTACTATTAAAAGACATATAA
- a CDS encoding NAD-dependent epimerase/dehydratase family protein, whose product MIDVASAYEGETILITGGAGCVGSNLTRKLAEYNPKKIIILDDLSSAYTWNIPKLDCVEFIQGDICDDQVLKWVFKQKPDYVFHLAAHFANQNSVDKPEKDLKVNGLGILKVLEHAQLTGVKRFVYSSSGCGVYGLESKMPFEEHDISISLHTPYQVTKLLGELYTNYFHNLYDMPIANARFFNVFGPGEVPGKYRNVIPNFMYWAMNGQALPITGDGNETRDWTYIDDILQGLTRLGVVEDAIGESINLGSGKDHRVIDMANKVNELCDNQAGIAYKERRDWDAKNKLLSSIDKAKKILKYKPQHTFEEGLENTHDWFVENWDNIQKSAEF is encoded by the coding sequence ATGATAGATGTTGCTAGTGCATATGAAGGAGAAACAATTCTTATTACGGGAGGCGCAGGTTGTGTTGGAAGTAATTTAACAAGAAAACTTGCTGAATACAACCCTAAAAAAATAATTATTTTAGATGATTTATCATCTGCTTACACATGGAATATACCAAAATTAGACTGTGTTGAGTTTATACAAGGAGATATTTGTGATGATCAAGTATTAAAATGGGTATTTAAACAAAAACCAGATTATGTGTTCCATTTAGCAGCACATTTTGCTAATCAAAACTCTGTAGATAAACCTGAAAAAGATTTGAAAGTTAATGGATTAGGTATATTAAAAGTTTTAGAACATGCTCAATTAACTGGAGTTAAAAGATTTGTATATTCAAGTAGTGGTTGTGGAGTTTATGGTTTAGAATCAAAAATGCCATTCGAAGAACATGATATTAGTATAAGTTTACATACACCATACCAAGTTACTAAATTACTAGGTGAATTATACACAAATTATTTCCATAATTTATATGATATGCCTATTGCAAACGCCCGTTTTTTCAACGTATTCGGTCCAGGAGAAGTCCCTGGTAAATATAGAAATGTTATTCCCAATTTCATGTATTGGGCAATGAATGGACAAGCATTACCTATAACCGGTGATGGAAATGAAACTCGTGATTGGACATATATTGATGACATCCTACAAGGACTTACCCGTCTAGGCGTAGTGGAAGATGCTATTGGAGAATCAATTAATTTAGGTTCAGGAAAAGATCACCGAGTTATTGATATGGCAAATAAAGTGAATGAATTATGTGATAATCAAGCAGGAATCGCATATAAAGAACGTAGAGATTGGGATGCGAAAAATAAACTATTATCTTCCATAGATAAAGCTAAAAAAATTCTAAAATATAAACCTCAACATACATTTGAAGAAGGTCTTGAGAATACACATGACTGGTTTGTGGAAAACTGGGATAATATTCAAAAAAGTGCAGAATTTTAG
- a CDS encoding V4R domain-containing protein, whose amino-acid sequence MDSPIKIQILNILEGQVSEAEIVKTTGKSKSTISVHLKNLIDEGIISFKSHPLDRRSKLFYIYADYIGEIFPDKLIYKLPEIENEIMSQEQLYIEMFRQFKSILLVHGLQLEPLEVATGQRIGENIYKTFKYSNLEELVELIKEKFSELNLGQIKISSFEPLIFKNSGCHECFKLQYNLPTCNVTKGILKGIFEKHFEKEISVEEVECISKYDDCCTFIIDY is encoded by the coding sequence GTGGATAGTCCTATAAAAATACAAATTCTCAATATTCTTGAAGGACAGGTAAGTGAAGCTGAAATAGTCAAAACAACAGGAAAATCTAAATCAACAATATCTGTACATTTAAAAAATCTAATTGATGAAGGAATAATTAGTTTTAAATCACATCCTCTTGATAGGCGTAGTAAATTATTTTATATCTATGCAGATTATATAGGTGAAATTTTTCCAGATAAACTAATTTATAAGTTACCTGAAATAGAAAATGAGATCATGTCTCAGGAACAATTATATATAGAGATGTTTAGGCAGTTTAAATCCATATTATTAGTTCATGGATTACAACTTGAACCGTTGGAAGTAGCAACAGGTCAAAGAATAGGTGAAAATATCTATAAAACATTTAAATATTCAAATCTTGAAGAATTAGTGGAGTTAATAAAAGAAAAATTCAGTGAACTAAATCTAGGTCAAATAAAAATAAGTAGTTTTGAACCATTAATTTTCAAAAACAGCGGGTGTCATGAATGTTTTAAACTACAATATAATCTTCCAACATGTAATGTTACAAAAGGGATTTTGAAAGGTATATTTGAAAAACATTTTGAAAAAGAAATTTCAGTAGAAGAAGTAGAATGTATTTCAAAATATGATGATTGTTGTACATTCATAATAGACTATTAA
- a CDS encoding bifunctional 2-polyprenyl-6-hydroxyphenol methylase/3-demethylubiquinol 3-O-methyltransferase UbiG: MNDKSYWEQYYKENPNPVEPSTFAKFIRGFLNPDKSLIELGCGNGRDSVFFAKNNLKVTAIDQVETEMDYLNHKYSLYNLDFKAGDFTNLGTEKKYDYIYSRFTLHSITEEAESRVLKWIGSQLNKNGLFFLEVRSIKDPMFDKGEKLSDNENVTTHYRRYLDFEDTIEKLEKNGLSIIYKLESQGLAVYKDDDPMLIRIVSKKE; this comes from the coding sequence ATGAATGATAAATCTTATTGGGAACAATACTATAAAGAAAATCCTAATCCTGTAGAACCATCAACTTTTGCAAAATTTATTCGTGGTTTTTTAAATCCAGATAAATCTTTAATTGAGTTAGGTTGTGGAAATGGTAGGGATAGTGTATTTTTTGCTAAAAATAATTTAAAAGTAACTGCAATAGATCAGGTTGAAACTGAAATGGATTATTTAAATCATAAATACAGTTTATATAATCTTGATTTTAAAGCAGGTGATTTTACAAATTTGGGCACTGAAAAGAAATATGATTATATTTATTCACGATTCACACTACATTCAATTACTGAAGAAGCAGAATCCCGAGTTTTAAAATGGATAGGTTCACAATTAAATAAAAATGGTTTATTTTTCTTAGAAGTACGTAGTATTAAAGATCCCATGTTTGATAAAGGGGAAAAACTTAGTGATAATGAAAATGTAACTACTCATTATCGTAGATATCTTGATTTTGAAGATACTATTGAAAAATTAGAAAAAAATGGATTATCTATTATTTATAAGCTTGAAAGTCAAGGATTAGCAGTTTATAAGGATGATGATCCTATGTTGATACGAATAGTTTCTAAAAAAGAATAA